In Silene latifolia isolate original U9 population chromosome X, ASM4854445v1, whole genome shotgun sequence, the following proteins share a genomic window:
- the LOC141617778 gene encoding uncharacterized protein LOC141617778 — MSDQTIHLKVTTRGNLKQFGVTFVYGFNKIAERRTLWRDLRNYSCLVDDAWVIGGDFNNVLFSNERLGSEITLDGVKPFLDCTHDCKITDIKAVGSFYNWNNKQEAATRVYSRIDRTLINDEWLEAFPDAYSHFMTEGTFDHCPCVIHLDGTPRRKGVAFKYYNMWALAPTFQEIIEKSWSSPVMGTHMFRVATKLKTLKGDLKMLNKELFNDVENNYSMLLMALNDIQKKLRQSPLDPDLFPAEIAIQKDYSLMDKARQSFLA; from the coding sequence ATGAGTGATCAAACTATCCATTTGAAGGTCACTACTAGAGGGAATCTGAAACAATTCGGGGTTACCTTTGTGTATGGCTTCAATAAGATAGCTGAGAGGAGGACTTTGTGGAGGGATCTTAGAAACTATAGTTGTTTGGTGGATGATGCTTGGGTTATTGGAGGTGACTTCAATAATGTCCTCTTCTCTAATGAGCGGTTGGGTTCTGAAATCACTCTAGATGGGGTTAAGCCTTTCTTGGATTGCACTCATGACTGTAAGATCACTGATATAAAAGCTGTGGGATCCTTTTATAATTGGAACAATAAGCAAGAGGCGGCCACTAGAGTTTACAGCAGGATTGACAGGACTTTGATAAATGATGAGTGGTTAGAAGCTTTCCCTGATGCGTATTCCCACTTTATGACTGAAGGGACATTTGATCATTGTCCTTGTGTAATTCATCTTGATGGCACACCTAGGAGAAAAGGGGTTGCATTTAAATATTATAATATGTGGGCTCTAGCTCCAACTTTTCAGGAGATTATTGAGAAGAGTTGGAGTTCACCAGTGATGGGGACCCATATGTTTAGAGTAGCTACCAAGTTAAAAACATTAAAAGGTGATCTGAAAATGTTGAATAAGGAGTTGTTTAATGATGTTGAGAATAATTATAGTATGCTTTTGATGGCCCTTAATGATATACAGAAGAAGCTGAGACAGTCACCCCTTGATCCTGATCTTTTTCCTGCTGAGATAGCTATTCAGAAGGATTATAGCTTAATGGATAAAGCTAGACAATCTTTCCTAGCTTAG